The sequence TCTTGCGCCCGGCCTCGACGTGCTTGCCGCGGCGCAGGTACCAGGCACCGACGCCACCGATGGTGAAGCAGGTGGTGATGAACGCGGCCAGCGCCATGTGCGTCAGCCGGTAGGGGAATGAGGGGTTGAAGATCACCTGCATCCAGTCCTGCGGCTGGATGATGCCATCCACGATGATGTGGCCGGCCGGCGTCTGCAGCCAGCTGTTGGAGGACAGGATCCAGAACGTGGACAGCAGCGTGCCCAGCGCGACCATGCAGGTCGAGAAGAAGTGGAGTTTCGGCGGGACCCGGCCCCAGCCGAACAGCATCACGCCGAGGAAGCTGGCTTCCAGGAAGAACGCGGTCAGCACCTCGTAGGTCAGCAGCGGGCCGATGATCGCGCCGGCGACCTCGCTGAGCACCGGCCAGTTGGTGCCGAGCTGGAAGGCCATGACGATGCCGCTGACCACGCCCATGCCGAAGGACACGGCGAAGATCTTCTGCCAGAAGAAGAACAGCTCGCGCCACACCGCATTGCCGGTGCGCAGCCAGCGCCATTCCACGAACGCCAGCCAGCTGGCGGTGCCGATGGTGAAGGCAGGGAACAGCACGTGGAAGCTGATGACGAATCCGAACTGGATACGCGACAGGAGCAGGGCATCCATGGAGTCTTCCCGGGTTCACGGCGCGGTGGCGCGCCACGGGCCACGCGGCTGGAAGCCGCGCGGCCCGGTGTTGGATCAGGACTGCATCGCGTGCTTGCGGGTGCGCATGATGTCGTGGCACTGCTGCACTTCCGGCAGCAGGCGCGAGATCTCCTGGCGGGCGGCCGGCGGCAGGTCGTTGTTCGACAGCGCCTCGCGGAAGGCGGCCAGCAGGCGATCCTCGGATTCCTCCAGTTCGGCGACATAGCCGTACTGGGTGTCACCGAAGGTCGCGCGCAGCTTGCCGTACATCTGGCGCATCGAGCCGACCACGGTGCCGTGCTCGGCCGGGGTGCCACCGGCGGCAGCGACCGCGGTGCCTAGGGTGCCGACGATGTCGGCCTTCACCGCGGCGATGCGGCGGAACAGCGAGGACAGCTCGGTGTCCTGCACCTTGGAGGCGGCTTCCTCGTAGAAGGACTGGCCGTCGCGGGCGATTTCGATCAGGTCGTTGAGGCTGTGCTCGACGGAAGCGTTGTTCACGGTGGGATGTCCTTTTGCTGTACAGGGCAGCTCATCCTGGCCCCGGCGGCATGTAGCGGGGGTGATGGCGCCTTGACCGCGTGGTTACATCGCACTGTAAAGGACGCTTGACACGACCCGCGGGCCATCGCTATCGTCGGTGTCAAGCGTACTTGACAGGAATCGGGGATGGAAAGGGCGTGCTTGGCGGGTAACAAGGGGATCTTCCTGAGCGTGGGCCTGGGCTTCATCGGCCTGGGCGCGGGCGGGCAGTCGAGCTTCCTGTGGCTGGGCCTTGGCTGCCTTGGCGTGTTCGCCGCCTCGGCGTTGCAGCGCGGGAGCCGGCGATGAAGTCCTACCAGGCCGGTGCCCTGCTTGCAGCCGGAGCGGTGTGTGGCTTCGGTGGACTGGCCCTGCGCCACCTGGCCCCGGGCATGCTGCCGGACATGGCGACCGGCGCGCTGGTCGGACTGGGCCTGGGTCTGGTGTTCGCGGCCCTGCTGCGCTGGCGCCTGGGCGACGGCTGCGATGCCGCCCCGGCCCCCGTGCGCCGTCGTTACACCCGCGCCCTGCTGATCGCCATGGGCGCTTACGTCGTGGTGCTGATGGCCTCCATCACCCTGATCAAGACCACCGAGCTGGCTCCGGCACTGCGTGCCGCCGTGGCGCTGGCACCGGTACTGCCAATCGCGTTCGTGCTCAGGGCGATGGCGCAGTACATCCGCCAGACCGACGAGATGCAGCAGCGCATCGAACTGGAAGCGGTGTGCCTGGCCACCGCCTTCGTCTGCCTGCTGTACATGGCCGGCGGTTTCCTGCAGACCGCGAAGGTCATCGACCTGCCCGCGGCGGTGCCGCTGATCTGGGCCTTCCCGCTGGTGTGCTTCAGCTACGGCCTGGCCAAGACCTACGTGGTCACCCGTTACCGATAGGCCCGCATGGACAACCAACTGCGCGCGCTGCGGGAAACCCGGGGCTGGTCACAAGCCGAGCTTGCCGATCGTCTTGAGGTCTCAAGGCAGACGGTCAACGCGCTGGAGACCGGCAAGTACGACCCGAGCCTGCCGCTGGCCTTCCGCATCGCCCGCCTGTTCGCGCTGCGGATCGAGGACATCTTCACCCCGGAACAGACCTGAGCGGCTGCGGCCGCCTGTACTCCAGCTCCAAGAACCACAGCCCAAGGGACCCACCATGATCTCCGGCATTACCCGAAAACTACTGGCCGTCTCCGCGGCGGCCGCCCTGCTGGGCGGCTGCCACGCCGAGCCGGAAACGCCCGCCGCTGCCGACGCGACCCGTCACTACGGCAGCATCGGTTTCGAGCCGTGCACCCTGTCCAGCGCCATGGGCGGCAACGTGCAGGCGCAGTGCGCCACCTTCGAGGTGCCGGAGAACCGTGCCGAACCCGAAGGCCGCAGGATCAGCCTCAACCTGGCCTGGCTGCCGGCCGGCAACGAGGCCGCGGCCGACGAGGATCCGGTGTTCTTCCTGGCCGGCGGCCCGGGGCAGTCGGCGGTGGACGTGTGGCCGCAGCTCGATGCCGCCTTCTCCCAGGTCCGCAGGCAACGCCATGTGGTGCTGGTCGACCAGCGTGGCACCGGCAAGTCCAACCTGCTGCAGTGCGAGCCGCCGGAGGACTTCGACGAATCGGCCGCCCCGGCTGCGGAGCAGATCGCCGCGTTTGCCGCCGCCTGCGCCGCGCAGGTGGCCGATCGCGCCGATACCCGCCACTACACCACCGCCGAGGCCATCGCTGATCTGGACGACGTGCGCCAGGCGCTGGGCGTGGAGAAGATCGACCTGGTCGGTGGCTCCTACGGCACCCGCGTCGCCCAGCAGTACGCCGGGAAGTATCCGCAGCACGTGCGCGCCATCGTGCTCGATGGGGTGGCGCCCAACGACCTGGTGGTCGGTGGCGAGTTCGCGCACACCTTCGAGGACGCGCTGAAACTGCAGTCCGAGGGTTGCCGTGCGCTGCCGGCCTGTGCCCGGCGTTTCCCGCAGGATCCACGCGCGCAGCTGGAAACGCTGGTGACGCGCCTGCGCCAGGCGCCGGTGGAAGTCGAGTACCGGCATCCGGTCAGCGGCGAGAGCCGCACCGGCAAGGTCAGCGCCGACACCGTCACCAGCCTGGCCTTCATGTTCTCGTACATGCCGCAGACCGCCTCGCTGCTGCCGCTGGTGCTCGACGAGGCCGCGCAGGGCCGCTATGCACCGC is a genomic window of Stenotrophomonas sp. Marseille-Q4652 containing:
- a CDS encoding PA2169 family four-helix-bundle protein; amino-acid sequence: MNNASVEHSLNDLIEIARDGQSFYEEAASKVQDTELSSLFRRIAAVKADIVGTLGTAVAAAGGTPAEHGTVVGSMRQMYGKLRATFGDTQYGYVAELEESEDRLLAAFREALSNNDLPPAARQEISRLLPEVQQCHDIMRTRKHAMQS
- a CDS encoding helix-turn-helix transcriptional regulator — its product is MDNQLRALRETRGWSQAELADRLEVSRQTVNALETGKYDPSLPLAFRIARLFALRIEDIFTPEQT
- a CDS encoding alpha/beta hydrolase, with product MISGITRKLLAVSAAAALLGGCHAEPETPAAADATRHYGSIGFEPCTLSSAMGGNVQAQCATFEVPENRAEPEGRRISLNLAWLPAGNEAAADEDPVFFLAGGPGQSAVDVWPQLDAAFSQVRRQRHVVLVDQRGTGKSNLLQCEPPEDFDESAAPAAEQIAAFAAACAAQVADRADTRHYTTAEAIADLDDVRQALGVEKIDLVGGSYGTRVAQQYAGKYPQHVRAIVLDGVAPNDLVVGGEFAHTFEDALKLQSEGCRALPACARRFPQDPRAQLETLVTRLRQAPVEVEYRHPVSGESRTGKVSADTVTSLAFMFSYMPQTASLLPLVLDEAAQGRYAPLMSLHELIGGSMGASMARGMQWSVICAEDADRYQEDAATANTLLGAEVARMFFAACPGWPHGSRAADFTAPLRSDVPVLLLSGELDPVTPPRYAERVLEGLPNGRHLVLRGQGHGTLGRGCMPRLLAQFLESADAKALDATCLDSMAYVPPFTSFNGWEP